The following coding sequences lie in one Apium graveolens cultivar Ventura chromosome 1, ASM990537v1, whole genome shotgun sequence genomic window:
- the LOC141708013 gene encoding uncharacterized protein LOC141708013, whose product MKNHESRPTGSRPFPEANAAIYNYGRGRGGGRGRGGNHGRGRSFAHGQRTHGRGSQIQNYPIFKYDKSNPNQKLEKNIDKRKGIVENECYRCGMKGHRSRTCRTPKYLADLYQASLKDKGKNVEANLVFEDNEHADNLLTMTYLDTADFYETPDGITTLDDKQNA is encoded by the coding sequence ATGAAGAATCATGAGTCTCGCCCCACAGGATCTCGCCCATTCCCTGAAGCGAATGCGGCAATATACAATTATGGGCGTGGACGAGGTGGCGGGCGTGGAAGAGGTGGTAATCATGGACGTGGACGTAGTTTTGCTCATGGACAAAGAACCCATGGTCGTGGATCTCAAATCCAAAATTACCCTATTTTCAAGTATGATAAATCTAATCCCAACCAGAAGTTGGAGAAGAACATTGATAAAAGAAAGGGGATTGTTGAAAATGAATGTTACAGATGTGGAATGAAAGGTCATCGGTCACGTACCTGCCGTACGCCAAAATACCTAGCTGATCTTTATCAAGCATCCCTGAAGGACAAAGGCAAGAATGTTGAAGCAAATTTAGTTTTCGAAGATAATGAACATGCAGACAATCTCCTAACAATGACTTATTTGGATACCGCTGATTTTTATGAGACTCCTGATGGCATCACTACCCTAGATGATAAACAAAATGCTTGA
- the LOC141708019 gene encoding uncharacterized protein LOC141708019, producing the protein MAAKKNHSICAFSNMSNFTKLEFEALDITGKNYLSWILDIEIHLAAQGLGDTIKDGNQESESNRAKAMIFLRRHLHEGIKSEYLTVQNPLELWKNLKDRYDHQKTVILAKAHYNWMHLRLQDFKTQQYREKGFTKYLDLISCLLVAEQNNKLLMKNHESRPTGSRPFPEANATIYNYGHGRGGGRGRGGTRGRGRSFAHGQGTRGRGSQIQNYPIFKHDKSNPNQKLEKNIDKRKGIVENECYRCGMKGHWSRTCRTPKHLADLYQASLKDKGKNVEANLDFEDNEHADNLLTMTYLDTADFYETPDGITTLDDKQNA; encoded by the exons ATGGCGGCGAAGAAAAATCATAGCATTTGTGCG TTTTCAAATATGTCAAATTTCACCAAACTTGAATTTGAGGCTCTTGATATCACCGGAAAGAATTATTTATCATGGATTTTAGATATCGAAATCCATTTAGCTGCACAAGGCCTTGGGGACACCATCAAAGATGGAAATCAAGAATCTGAATCAAATCGCGCAAAGGCTATGATTTTTCTTCGCCGCCATCTCCACGAAGGGATTAAAAGTGAATACCTTACAGTGCAAAATCCACTTGAATTATGGAAAAATTTAAAAGATAGGTATGATCATCAAAAGACTGTGATTCTTGCAAAAGCTCATTATAATTGGATGCATTTGAGGCTGCAAGATTTCAAAACC CAACAATATCGTGAAAAAGGTTTTACAAAATATTTAGATTTGATTTCTTGTCTTCTGGTTGCTGAACAAAATAATAAGCTTTTGATGAAGAATCATGAGTCTCGCCCCACAGGATCTCGCCCATTCCCTGAAGCGAATGCGACAATATACAATTATGGGCATGGACGAGGTGGCGGGCGTGGACGAGGTGGTACTCGTGGACGTGGACGTAGTTTTGCTCATGGACAAGGAACCCGTGGTCGTGGATCTCAAATCCAAAATTACCCTATTTTCAAGCATGATAAATCTAATCCCAACCAGAAGTTGGAGAAAAACATTGATAAAAGAAAGGGGATTGTTGAAAATGAATGTTACAGATGTGGAATGAAAGGCCATTGGTCACGTACCTGTCGTACGCCAAAACACCTAGCTGATCTTTATCAAGCGTCCCTGAAGGACAAAGGCAAGAATGTTGAAGCAAATTTAGATTTCGAAGATAATGAACATGCAGACAATCTCCTAACAATGACTTATTTGGATACCGCTGATTTTTATGAGACTCCTGATGGCATCACTACCCTTGATGATAAACAAAATGCTTGA